A section of the Thauera chlorobenzoica genome encodes:
- a CDS encoding integrating conjugative element protein, producing the protein MIPFPQIARRWIIRALPALCALAALPVPAAEPLIVVEDHGGTSALPYYEVLNLQPRPAGGGKPSFAFPAQTSPMPPITPRQASEADMLPVRSARLTPGTVVRRVIEAPGLQAFFLVGDDEASHAWLRRHAASLRERGAVGLVVNVASAAALARLRAAAPGLQLAPVAADELAERLGVRHYPVLITSTGIEQ; encoded by the coding sequence TGTGCGCCTTGGCTGCGCTGCCGGTGCCGGCCGCCGAACCGCTTATCGTGGTCGAAGATCACGGCGGCACTTCGGCGTTGCCGTACTACGAGGTGCTCAACCTGCAGCCACGCCCGGCTGGCGGTGGCAAGCCATCCTTCGCCTTTCCTGCGCAGACCTCACCGATGCCGCCCATCACCCCCAGGCAGGCCAGCGAAGCGGACATGCTGCCAGTGCGTAGCGCCAGGCTGACACCGGGCACCGTGGTCCGCCGCGTGATCGAAGCGCCGGGACTGCAAGCATTCTTCCTGGTCGGCGATGACGAGGCGTCGCACGCCTGGCTGCGCCGCCATGCGGCATCCCTGCGCGAGCGCGGTGCGGTGGGTCTGGTGGTCAATGTCGCCAGCGCCGCTGCGCTCGCGCGTCTACGGGCGGCAGCGCCCGGCCTGCAACTCGCTCCCGTTGCCGCCGACGAGCTGGCCGAGCGCCTGGGCGTACGCCACTACCCCGTGCTGATCACCAGCACTGGCATCGAGCAATGA
- a CDS encoding TIGR03747 family integrating conjugative element membrane protein, translating to MSDTASTAKHQQAQRPGLILSMLTMPFRLFGVLVGSLLISIVFECVGMHLFWKDQGWRHSQAMLQYELSHLSGHFTRSVVVQEPGRTAHHLVDTGYRWVFVKTGLLERVNRTAEQARAPSQGSGRDFRYYISQAYVWAEKYLIATAFTTLTFLVRLLVLILTLPLFFMAAFVGFVDGLVRRDVRKFGAGRESGFVYHRAKASLLPLAVLPWVAYLALPISMHPLLILLPSAALLGLAVNLTAGSFKKYL from the coding sequence ATGAGCGATACTGCCTCCACGGCCAAGCATCAGCAGGCCCAGCGCCCTGGCCTGATTCTGAGCATGCTCACCATGCCGTTCCGCTTGTTCGGGGTGCTGGTCGGGTCATTGCTGATCTCCATCGTGTTCGAATGCGTGGGCATGCACCTGTTCTGGAAGGATCAGGGCTGGCGTCATTCCCAGGCCATGCTGCAATACGAGTTGTCGCATCTTTCGGGCCACTTCACCCGCAGCGTGGTCGTGCAGGAGCCAGGGCGCACGGCACACCATCTGGTGGATACCGGCTACCGCTGGGTGTTCGTGAAGACGGGGCTACTGGAGCGGGTGAACCGCACCGCAGAGCAGGCCAGAGCGCCCAGCCAGGGCAGCGGGCGGGACTTCCGGTACTACATCAGCCAAGCCTACGTGTGGGCCGAGAAGTACCTGATCGCGACGGCCTTCACGACACTGACCTTTCTGGTCAGGCTGCTCGTGCTGATCCTGACGCTGCCGCTGTTTTTCATGGCAGCCTTCGTCGGCTTTGTCGATGGGCTGGTGCGCCGCGATGTTCGCAAGTTCGGCGCGGGCCGGGAATCCGGCTTCGTCTATCACCGGGCCAAAGCCTCGCTGCTGCCGCTGGCCGTGCTGCCGTGGGTGGCGTATCTGGCCTTGCCGATCTCAATGCACCCGCTGCTGATCCTGCTGCCCAGTG
- the traD gene encoding type IV conjugative transfer system coupling protein TraD, with protein MAQTQPVEVLLRPAVELYTAAVCAGAAFLSVVAPWALALNPVLGIGSALAFSLFGSIRLHQALGILRYRRNIRRLPRYVMTSRDVPVSQQRLFIGRGFQWEQKHTHRLMQTYRPEFRRYAEPTPAYLLARRLEERLEFAPFPLSHLTRLTSWDVALNPVRPLPPVGGLPRLHGIEPDEVDVSLPLGERVGHSLVLGTTRVGKTRLAELFITQDIRRRDVLGEHEVVIVFDPKGDADLLKRMYVEAKRAGREREFYVFHLGWPDISARYNAVGRFGRISEVATRIAGQLSGEGNSAAFREFAWRFVNIIARALIELGQRPDYLLIQRHVINIDALFIEYAQHYFAKTEPKAWEIIVQLEARLNDKNIPRNMIGREKRVVALEQYLSQVRNYDPVLDGLRSAVRYDKTYFDKIVASLLPLLEKLTSGKIAQLLAPNYADLADPRPIFDWMQIIRKRAVVYVGLDALSDAEVAAAVGNSMFSDLVSVSGHIYKFGIDDGLPGARAGDKVPINLHADEFNELMGDEFIPMINKGGGAGIQVTAYTQTLSDIEARIGNRAKAGQVVGNFNNLFMLRVRETATAELLTRQLPKVEVYTTTVVSGATDSSDIRGATDFTSNTQDRISMSSVPMIEPSHVVSLPKGQCFALIQGGNLWKVRMPLPAPDPDEVMPKDLQQLAGYMRQSYTETGQWWDSIAIPGLQEQPLPADLLDASEHDATPDQDEAAASAPPNPPDEAQP; from the coding sequence ATGGCGCAGACCCAGCCGGTTGAAGTTCTGTTGCGCCCAGCGGTGGAGCTATACACCGCTGCGGTTTGCGCCGGCGCCGCGTTTCTGTCCGTGGTGGCCCCATGGGCGCTCGCGCTGAATCCGGTGCTGGGAATCGGCAGCGCGCTGGCATTCTCGCTGTTCGGCAGCATTCGCCTGCACCAGGCGCTGGGAATTCTTCGCTACCGCCGCAACATCCGCCGCTTGCCGCGCTATGTGATGACCAGTCGCGACGTGCCGGTCAGCCAGCAGCGCCTGTTCATCGGCAGGGGCTTCCAGTGGGAGCAGAAGCACACGCACCGGCTGATGCAGACCTACCGGCCCGAGTTCCGGCGCTATGCCGAACCGACCCCGGCCTACCTGCTGGCCCGGCGCCTTGAAGAGCGGCTGGAGTTCGCACCGTTTCCGCTGTCGCATTTGACCCGGCTCACGAGTTGGGATGTGGCTCTCAATCCCGTTCGACCCTTACCGCCCGTGGGGGGACTGCCGCGCCTGCACGGTATCGAGCCTGACGAGGTCGATGTCAGCCTGCCATTGGGCGAGCGGGTCGGGCATTCCCTGGTGCTGGGCACCACGCGCGTGGGCAAGACACGGCTGGCCGAGTTGTTCATCACCCAGGACATTCGGCGCAGGGATGTCCTGGGCGAGCATGAGGTGGTGATCGTGTTCGACCCCAAAGGCGATGCCGACCTGCTCAAACGCATGTACGTCGAGGCCAAGCGGGCTGGGCGTGAGCGCGAGTTCTATGTGTTTCACCTGGGCTGGCCAGATATTTCCGCACGGTACAACGCCGTGGGGCGCTTTGGGCGCATCTCGGAGGTTGCTACACGGATCGCGGGGCAGCTTTCGGGGGAAGGCAATTCGGCGGCGTTCCGCGAGTTCGCCTGGCGCTTCGTCAACATCATTGCCAGGGCGTTGATCGAGCTGGGGCAGCGGCCCGACTATCTGCTGATCCAGCGGCACGTCATCAACATCGATGCGCTGTTCATCGAATACGCCCAGCATTACTTCGCCAAGACCGAACCCAAAGCCTGGGAAATCATCGTCCAGCTCGAAGCCCGACTAAACGACAAGAACATCCCCAGGAACATGATCGGGCGCGAGAAGCGCGTGGTCGCCCTGGAGCAGTACCTCTCGCAGGTGCGCAACTACGACCCGGTGCTCGATGGCCTGCGCAGCGCCGTGCGCTACGACAAGACCTACTTCGACAAGATCGTGGCATCGCTGCTGCCGCTGCTGGAGAAGCTCACCAGTGGCAAGATCGCCCAGCTTCTGGCCCCAAACTACGCCGACTTGGCCGATCCGAGACCGATCTTCGACTGGATGCAGATCATCCGCAAACGCGCGGTGGTCTATGTGGGCCTGGATGCGCTGTCCGATGCCGAGGTCGCTGCGGCTGTGGGCAATTCCATGTTCAGCGACCTGGTGTCGGTGTCCGGGCACATCTACAAGTTCGGCATCGACGACGGCCTGCCGGGTGCCCGCGCCGGGGACAAGGTGCCGATCAACCTGCACGCCGACGAGTTCAACGAGCTGATGGGCGATGAGTTCATCCCCATGATCAACAAGGGCGGCGGTGCGGGTATCCAGGTCACGGCTTACACCCAGACCCTCTCCGACATCGAGGCGCGCATCGGCAATCGGGCCAAAGCCGGTCAGGTGGTGGGCAACTTCAACAACCTGTTCATGTTGCGCGTGCGCGAGACTGCCACCGCCGAGCTGCTGACGCGGCAGCTTCCGAAGGTGGAGGTGTACACGACCACGGTGGTCAGCGGCGCGACCGACAGCTCGGACATTCGCGGGGCGACGGATTTCACGTCGAATACGCAGGATCGCATCAGCATGTCCAGCGTGCCGATGATCGAGCCGTCGCATGTGGTGAGTCTGCCCAAGGGCCAGTGCTTCGCGCTCATCCAGGGCGGTAACCTCTGGAAAGTCCGCATGCCGCTGCCCGCGCCCGACCCGGACGAGGTCATGCCCAAGGATTTACAGCAACTGGCCGGATACATGCGCCAGAGCTACACCGAAACCGGTCAGTGGTGGGACAGCATCGCAATTCCTGGCCTGCAAGAGCAGCCCTTGCCTGCGGATTTGCTGGATGCCTCGGAGCACGATGCGACCCCCGACCAGGATGAAGCCGCTGCTTCCGCGCCGCCAAATCCGCCTGATGAGGCGCAGCCATGA